The proteins below come from a single Cottoperca gobio chromosome 11, fCotGob3.1, whole genome shotgun sequence genomic window:
- the LOC115015856 gene encoding elongation factor 1-alpha: MGKEKVHINIVVIGHVDSGKSTTTGHLIYKCGGIDKRTIEKFEKEAAEMGKGSFKYAWVLDKLKAERERGITIDIALWKFETAKYYVTIIDAPGHRDFIKNMITGTSQADCAVLIVAAGVGEFEAGISKNGQTREHALLAYTLGVKQLIVGVNKMDSTEPPFSQKRFEEITKEVSTYIKKIGYNPATVGFVPISGWHGDNMLEASEKMSWFKGWKIERKEGSASGTTLLEALDSILAPSRPTDKPLRLPLQDVYKIGGIGTVPVGRVETGVLKPGMVVTFAPPNLTTEVKSVEMHHETLTEACPGDNVGFNIKNVSVKEIRRGNVAGDSKNDPPMAADNFTAQVIILNHPGQISQGYAPVLDCHTAHIACKFSELKEKIDRRSGKKLEDNPKALKSGDAAIITMVPGKPMCVESFSQYPPLGRFAVRDMRQTVAVGVIKSVDKKLPSGGKVTKSAQKAEKKK, encoded by the exons ATGGGAAAGGAAAAGGTCCACATTAACATCGTGGTCATCGGACATGTCGACTCCGGCAAGTCCACCACCACCGGCCACCTGATCTACAAGTGCGGAGGAATCGACAAGAGAACCATCGAGAAGTTCGAGAAGGAAGCCGCCGAG ATGGGCAAGGGCTCCTTCAAGTACGCCTGGGTGCTGGACAAACTGAAGGCAGAGCGTGAGCGTGGTATCACCATCGACATTGCTCTGTGGAAGTTTGAGACCGCCAAGTACTACGTGACCATCATTGATGCCCCTGGACACAGGGACTTCATCAAGAACATGATCACCGGTACCTCTCAG GCTGACTGCGCTGTGCTAATCGTTGCTGCCGGTGTTGGAGAGTTTGAGGCCGGTATCTCCAAGAACGGTCAGACCCGTGAGCACGCTCTGCTGGCCTACACTCTGGGTGTGAAGCAGCTCATCGTCGGAGTCAACAAGATGGACTCCACAGAGCCCCCTTTCAGCCAGAAGCGTTTTGAGGAAATCACCAAGGAAGTGAGCACCTACATCAAGAAGATCGGCTACAACCCCGCTACTGTCGGCTTTGTCCCCATCTCTGGGTGGCACGGAGACAACATGCTGGAAGCCAGTGAGAAG ATGAGCTGGTTCAAGGGGTGGAAGATCGAGCGTAAGGAGGGCAGTGCCAGTGGCACTACCCTGCTGGAGGCTCTGGACTCCATCCTGGCCCCCTCCCGCCCCACAGACAAGCCCCTGCGTTTGCCCCTACAGGACGTCTACAAGATTGGCG GTATTGGAACTGTACCCGTGGGCCGTGTCGAGACTGGTGTCCTAAAGCCCGGTATGGTCGTCACCTTTGCTCCCCCCAACCTGACCACTGAGGTGAAGTCCGTGGAGATGCACCACGAGACTCTGACTGAAGCCTGCCCTGGTGACAACGTCGGCTTCAACATTAAGAATGTGTCCGTCAAGGAAATCCGCCGTGGAAACGTGGCTGGCGACAGCAAGAACGACCCACCCATGGCGGCCGACAACTTCACCGCCCAG gTCATCATCCTGAACCACCCCGGTCAGATCTCCCAGGGTTATGCCCCCGTGCTGGACTGCCACACCGCTCACATTGCCTGCAAGTTCAGCGAGCTCAAGGAGAAGATCGACCGTCGTTCCGGCAAGAAGCTTGAGGACAACCCTAAGGCTCTCAAGTCTGGAGACGCCGCCATCATCACTATGGTGCCTGGAAAACCCATGTGTGTTGAGAGCTTCTCCCAGTACCCCCCACTGG
- the si:ch1073-513e17.1 gene encoding elongation factor 1-alpha isoform X2, whose product MGKEKIHINIVVIGHVDSGKSTSTGHLIYKCGGIDKRTIEKFEKEAAEMGKGSFKYAWVLDKLKAERERGITIDIALWKFETARYYVTIIDAPGHRDFIKNMITGTSQADCAVLIVAAGVGEFEAGISKNGQTREHALLAFTLGVKQLIIGVNKMDSTEPPYSQSRYEEITKEVSTYIKKIGYNPATVPFVPISGWHGDNMLEASEKMSWFKGWKVERKEGNANGTTLLEALDAILPPARPTDKPLRLPLQDVYKIGGIGTVPVGRVETGVLKPGMVVTFAPANLTTEVKSVEMHHESLVEACPGDNVGFNIKNVSVKEIRRGYVAGDSKNDPPKGADNFNAQVIILNHPGQINAGYAPVLDCHTAHIACKFTELIEKIDRRSGKKLEDSPKFVKSGDAAIVKLIPQKPMVVEPFSSYPPLGRFAVRDMRQTVAVGVIKSVETKETSGKTTKAAEKAQKKK is encoded by the exons ATGGGAAAGGAAAAGATCCACATCAACATCGTGGTCATTGGCCATGTCGACTCCGGCAAGTCCACCTCCACCGGTCATCTGATCTACAAGTGCGGAGGAATCGACAAGCGAACCATCGAGAAGTTCGAGAAGGAAGCCGCCGAG ATGGGCAAGGGCTCCTTCAAGTACGCCTGGGTGCTGGACAAACTGAAGGCAGAGCGTGAGCGTGGTATCACCATCGACATTGCTCTGTGGAAGTTTGAGACCGCCAGGTACTACGTGACCATCATTGATGCCCCTGGACACAGGGACTTCATCAAGAACATGATCACCGGTACCTCTCAG GCTGACTGCGCTGTGCTTATCGTTGCTGCCGGTGTTGGTGAGTTTGAGGCCGGAATCTCCAAGAACGGTCAGACCCGTGAGCACGCTCTGCTGGCCTTCACGCTCGGTGTGAAGCAGCTCATCATTGGTGTCAACAAGATGGACTCCACAGAGCCCCCTTACAGCCAGTCCCGTTATGAAGAAATCACCAAGGAAGTGAGCACTTATATCAAGAAGATCGGCTACAACCCCGCTACTGTTCCCTTCGTCCCCATCTCTGGATGGCACGGAGACAACATGCTGGAAGCCAGTGAGAAG ATGAGCTGGTTTAAGGGATGGAAGGTTGAGCGCAAGGAGGGCAATGCCAATGGAACCACACTGCTGGAGGCCCTGGATGCCATCCTGCCCCCAGCCCGGCCCACCGACAAGCCCCTCCGTCTGCCCCTGCAGGACGTCTACAAGATTGGCG GTATTGGAACTGTACCCGTGGGCCGTGTCGAGACTGGTGTCCTGAAGCCCGGTATGGTCGTCACCTTTGCTCCCGCCAACCTGACCACTGAGGTGAAGTCCGTTGAGATGCACCACGAGTCTCTGGTCGAAGCCTGCCCTGGTGACAACGTTGGTTTCAACATCAAGAACGTGTCCGTCAAGGAAATCCGTCGTGGATACGTAGCTGGCGACAGCAAGAACGACCCACCCAAGGGAGCTGACAACTTCAATGCCCAG GTCATCATCCTGAACCACCCTGGCCAGATCAACGCAGGTTATGCCCCCGTGCTTGATTGCCACACGGCTCATATTGCCTGCAAGTTCACAGAGCTCATTGAGAAGATCGATCGTCGATCTGGCAAGAAGCTTGAGGACAGCCCCAAGTTTGTCAAGTCAGGAGATGCTGCCATTGTCAAACTGATCCCACAGAAGCCCATGGTTGTGGAGCCCTTCTCCAGCTATCCTCCCCTTG GTCGTTTTGCAGTGCGTGACATGAGGCAGACAGTTGCCGTCGGTGTCATCAAATCTGTTGAGACCAAGGAAACTTCTGGAAAGACAACCAAGGCTGCAGAGAAGGcccagaagaagaaatga